In a single window of the Bacteroidales bacterium genome:
- a CDS encoding SusD/RagB family nutrient-binding outer membrane lipoprotein produces the protein MKNILKFNILLIFAVALIFSGCKWIDTDLNIDPDSPDDVPMELLLPSIQASSGYVIGGNTAVRTSNIWMQFFDGVDRQSLTEGRYQLNSADVNDLWENLYAQSMMDCKDLIVKAGEQNSPYYAGMAKVMLALNLGTLTNFFGDMPYTEAFDGANAVLQPVFDSQTSIYATIDDLLDEAIADLGQADNAVDIAGDLIYDGNTAMWIKAANALRARYAFYNGGNVTSYLADAFAAGENFSLAFSEGSNENPIFQFMRDRTDIRMSSTFVNMLADNNDPRLPFYAAPDGDGLYTGSDPGSENSAASYLGTYNASEDSPVIFSSYSEMKFIEAETLLSSDNATALLAWQDGVKGSVEAVVGDTSITNSWLNANINNVTTLTLQLIIEEKYKALYSTVIPYDDYRRTGFPVMQTVQGAIANAVPVRYPYPQSEITYNENCPSGVTTATGLWIFQ, from the coding sequence ATGAAAAATATATTAAAATTCAATATCCTGTTAATATTTGCTGTTGCACTTATTTTCTCGGGATGTAAATGGATTGACACGGATTTAAACATAGACCCGGATTCTCCGGATGATGTTCCTATGGAACTTTTACTTCCGTCTATTCAGGCATCATCAGGATATGTTATCGGCGGAAATACAGCCGTCAGAACATCCAATATTTGGATGCAATTTTTTGACGGTGTTGACAGACAATCATTAACTGAAGGAAGATACCAATTAAATTCTGCTGACGTTAATGATTTGTGGGAAAATTTATATGCCCAATCAATGATGGATTGTAAAGATTTAATTGTTAAAGCAGGCGAGCAGAATTCTCCGTATTATGCAGGTATGGCAAAAGTAATGTTAGCTTTGAATTTAGGTACTTTAACTAACTTCTTTGGTGATATGCCTTATACCGAAGCATTTGACGGTGCTAATGCTGTATTACAACCGGTTTTTGATTCTCAAACATCAATTTATGCAACTATTGATGATTTATTAGATGAGGCAATAGCAGATTTAGGACAAGCAGATAATGCAGTTGATATCGCAGGTGATTTAATTTACGACGGAAATACAGCAATGTGGATTAAAGCTGCTAATGCTTTAAGAGCCAGATATGCTTTTTATAACGGCGGTAATGTTACATCATATTTGGCTGATGCATTTGCTGCCGGAGAAAATTTCAGTTTAGCTTTTTCTGAGGGATCAAACGAAAACCCAATTTTTCAATTTATGAGGGACAGAACGGATATCAGAATGTCATCTACTTTTGTAAATATGTTAGCTGATAATAATGATCCGAGATTACCTTTTTATGCCGCTCCTGATGGAGACGGACTTTATACAGGCAGTGATCCCGGTTCTGAGAATTCCGCGGCATCGTATCTCGGTACATATAATGCTTCTGAAGATTCACCGGTAATATTCAGTTCTTATTCTGAAATGAAATTTATTGAAGCTGAAACACTATTAAGCTCTGATAACGCAACTGCTTTATTAGCATGGCAAGATGGTGTTAAAGGATCAGTTGAAGCTGTTGTAGGAGATACTTCCATAACCAATAGCTGGTTAAATGCTAACATTAATAATGTTACAACACTTACTTTACAATTGATTATTGAAGAAAAATACAAAGCTTTGTATTCAACAGTTATTCCGTATGATGATTACAGAAGAACCGGATTTCCGGTAATGCAAACTGTTCAAGGTGCAATAGCTAATGCCGTACCGGTAAGATATCCATATCCGCAAAGTGAGATTACTTATAATGAGAATTGTCCGAGTGGTGTAACAACAGCTACCGGATTATGGATTTTTCAATAA
- a CDS encoding SusC/RagA family TonB-linked outer membrane protein: protein MKKLMLLFAIFSILGLQIYAQNTVTGTVTDDAGETLPGVSVLVKGTTVGTMTLADGSYTIEVPDGSNTLVFSYIGMETQEAAISGDVIDVTMMPSSEDIGEVVVTALGISKEKKALGYTVQEVSGEDMTRTANTDMINALNAKTAGVNITSSGGTAGSSAFITIRGSSSIKGNNQPLFIVDGMPVETQQNWGGSEYETEGVNSSSRSIDFNPEDIETVSVLKGGAATALYGVQAANGVIIITTKKGTKNQKMKISYHGSATMSQISQHIELQDVYSQGLNDQWISGYSGSWGAKVDTLAYSTHESVWLNPDYNVNGALVSQNDPLANGGPAQTFDAYGFFQNAWSFNNNLSIQAGNANTSYYFSLGNLDEKGIIPNNTFNRTSLRLNAETKLTDKITTGGNTMFSHSVGNFIQNGSNVSGIMLGLARMPQTFDASAGWKLEDGTQRTYRHGGGYNNPYWSANENYFEDKNDRFVGSAFVKADLLDWLNLSYNVGTDWYSRRFQDVFAVNDRTYPDGKLEERGEFNQSFNSTILLNMNRDLTDDIGLTVIAGQNLYSTSFKMVSTATADLAIPGLYHIDNTSAQSSDKYEVNYRTSAVFLNLDLDFYNMLYLGATVRNEWSTTMPEDKLSALYPSFSLGFVFTELAALKGNSILSFGKLRGSWAKTANIAPPYYTRSVYNSTSVNDGWTGGIDFPFRDVSGYEVGWLLGNSELVHEDMTTFEVGAELKFLKDKIGLDFSYFQNTNNNLILPVPIATSSGYNNMSANAASMESKGFEISAYATVVKTKDFEWNIRANFTKMENEVLELAEGVDNVFLGGFTDPQVRAVVGYDYGTIFGYDWWRDADGNILINDDPTDANPDGFPWTCDTAQVALGSVSPDWTANVSTTVNYKGIGLYALLDIRQGGLMYNGTRFTLNFFGQTMETLNRDVVYNDNGTINYDETPAENIVVFDGVYGHLGEDADGNTIVVSDGTTNTTRVVQDQAWYRGHGGNFGGGPTAAAIEDASWVRLREVALSYTLNKSVLENTFFNGVEIYVSGKNLWLATPYQGIDPETSLTQARNSQGFDYFNNPGTKSYTFGVKLTF from the coding sequence ATGAAAAAACTAATGCTATTATTTGCAATTTTCTCAATTTTAGGATTGCAAATTTATGCTCAAAACACGGTAACGGGTACAGTTACTGATGATGCCGGTGAAACATTACCGGGAGTTAGTGTACTCGTAAAAGGAACAACAGTAGGAACCATGACACTTGCTGATGGTTCATATACTATTGAAGTTCCTGACGGATCTAACACTTTGGTGTTTTCATACATTGGAATGGAAACGCAAGAAGCTGCTATTTCCGGAGATGTTATTGATGTTACTATGATGCCCTCAAGCGAGGACATCGGAGAGGTTGTTGTAACTGCTCTTGGTATTTCCAAAGAGAAAAAAGCACTTGGTTATACAGTGCAGGAAGTATCTGGTGAAGATATGACCAGAACAGCCAATACGGATATGATTAATGCATTAAATGCAAAAACTGCCGGTGTAAATATCACAAGTTCAGGTGGTACTGCAGGTTCTTCGGCATTTATTACTATTCGCGGTTCTTCTTCTATTAAGGGAAACAACCAACCATTATTCATTGTTGACGGAATGCCCGTTGAAACACAACAAAACTGGGGCGGTAGTGAGTATGAAACTGAAGGTGTTAACTCTTCTTCGAGAAGTATTGACTTTAACCCTGAAGACATTGAGACGGTAAGTGTACTAAAAGGTGGTGCTGCAACAGCATTATACGGTGTACAGGCAGCTAATGGTGTAATTATTATTACTACTAAAAAAGGTACTAAAAACCAAAAAATGAAGATCAGTTATCACGGTTCTGCAACTATGTCGCAAATTTCGCAACACATTGAATTACAAGATGTGTATTCTCAAGGACTTAACGATCAGTGGATCAGCGGATACAGCGGTTCTTGGGGGGCTAAAGTTGACACATTGGCATATTCTACTCATGAATCAGTTTGGTTAAATCCTGATTATAATGTCAACGGTGCTTTGGTAAGTCAAAATGATCCTTTGGCAAACGGCGGACCGGCACAAACGTTCGATGCTTACGGATTCTTCCAAAACGCATGGTCATTTAATAATAACTTAAGTATCCAAGCAGGTAATGCTAATACTTCTTATTATTTTTCTCTCGGTAATTTGGATGAAAAAGGTATTATTCCGAATAATACATTTAACAGAACTTCATTAAGATTAAATGCCGAGACTAAATTGACCGATAAAATTACTACCGGTGGTAACACTATGTTTTCACACTCTGTAGGTAATTTTATTCAAAACGGTTCTAACGTTTCAGGAATTATGCTTGGTTTAGCAAGAATGCCTCAAACATTTGATGCTTCTGCAGGTTGGAAATTAGAAGACGGAACTCAAAGAACTTACCGACATGGCGGAGGATATAACAATCCGTATTGGTCGGCTAACGAAAATTATTTTGAAGATAAAAACGATCGTTTTGTAGGTAGTGCTTTTGTGAAAGCAGATTTATTAGATTGGCTGAATCTTTCATACAATGTAGGTACTGACTGGTATTCCAGAAGATTTCAAGATGTATTTGCCGTAAACGACAGAACATATCCGGACGGAAAATTGGAAGAAAGAGGAGAGTTTAATCAATCTTTTAATTCAACAATTTTATTAAATATGAACAGGGATTTGACAGATGATATCGGTTTAACTGTAATAGCAGGTCAAAATTTATATTCAACAAGTTTTAAAATGGTTTCTACTGCTACAGCTGATTTGGCTATACCCGGTCTTTATCATATAGATAATACTTCTGCTCAAAGTTCAGATAAATATGAAGTAAATTACAGAACATCTGCTGTTTTCTTGAATTTAGACCTTGATTTTTATAATATGTTGTATCTCGGTGCTACTGTAAGAAACGAATGGTCAACTACAATGCCGGAAGATAAATTATCAGCCTTATATCCTTCATTCAGTTTAGGGTTTGTGTTTACTGAATTAGCAGCATTAAAAGGTAATTCAATATTATCATTCGGTAAATTAAGAGGATCTTGGGCTAAAACAGCTAATATTGCTCCTCCTTATTATACAAGATCGGTATATAATTCAACATCTGTTAATGACGGATGGACCGGAGGTATTGATTTCCCTTTCAGAGATGTTTCCGGATATGAAGTTGGCTGGTTATTAGGAAATTCAGAATTAGTTCATGAAGATATGACAACTTTTGAGGTTGGAGCTGAATTAAAATTCTTAAAAGATAAAATAGGATTGGATTTTTCATATTTCCAAAATACTAATAATAATTTGATCCTTCCGGTTCCGATTGCAACTTCTTCAGGCTACAATAATATGTCTGCAAATGCTGCTTCAATGGAAAGTAAAGGGTTTGAAATTAGTGCCTATGCTACGGTTGTAAAAACTAAAGATTTTGAATGGAACATAAGAGCTAACTTCACTAAAATGGAAAATGAAGTTCTTGAATTAGCAGAAGGTGTTGATAATGTATTCCTTGGCGGATTTACTGATCCTCAAGTAAGAGCGGTTGTAGGATATGATTACGGAACAATATTCGGATATGATTGGTGGAGAGATGCTGACGGAAATATCTTAATTAATGATGATCCTACAGATGCTAATCCTGACGGTTTCCCGTGGACTTGCGATACTGCACAAGTAGCTCTCGGTAGTGTTTCTCCCGATTGGACGGCTAATGTTTCAACAACTGTAAACTACAAAGGAATTGGTTTGTATGCTTTATTAGATATTAGACAAGGCGGTTTAATGTATAACGGTACAAGATTTACTTTGAATTTCTTTGGACAAACCATGGAAACATTAAACAGAGATGTTGTTTATAATGATAACGGTACAATTAATTATGATGAAACTCCTGCAGAAAACATTGTTGTTTTCGATGGTGTTTACGGACACTTAGGTGAAGATGCTGACGGAAATACGATTGTAGTATCTGACGGTACCACAAATACAACTCGTGTTGTACAAGATCAAGCATGGTACAGAGGTCACGGAGGTAACTTCGGCGGAGGTCCTACTGCTGCTGCTATTGAAGATGCAAGTTGGGTTCGTTTAAGAGAAGTTGCATTATCATATACTTTAAATAAATCTGTTTTAGAGAATACATTCTTTAACGGTGTTGAGATTTATGTTTCAGGTAAAAATTTATGGTTAGCAACTCCTTATCAAGGAATTGATCCTGAAACCAGTTTAACACAAGCAAGAAATTCTCAAGGATTTGATTATTTTAACAATCCGGGTACAAAATCATATACATTCGGTGTTAAATTAACCTTTTAA
- a CDS encoding phospho-sugar mutase, whose amino-acid sequence MDKKITEKANLWLKGNYDKETKKQVKELIKKGGDELIDSFYKDLEFGTGGLRGIMGSGTNRINKYTIGAATQGLSNYVKKNFSKLEKIKVAVAHDNRNNSRFFAELTADIFSANGFIVYLFESLRPTPELSFAVRHFGCQSGVVITASHNPKEYNGYKAYWDDGGQVVAPHDKNIIEEVSNIKDIDEIKFNGVMENIEILGEAFDTLYIHKLTSLSLSPEIIKKHIDFKIVYTPIHGTGVELVPKTLKAFGFKNIFNVPEQDTVDGNFPTVISPNPENAEALELALKKAKKVDADLVLATDPDADRVGIAVKDLSGEYILLNGNQTASVLIYYLIKTRVDNNLLKGNEYIVKTIVTTELLADIAQKYGIEYYDTLTGFKYIAGIIKENEGKKVFIGGGEESYGYLAGEFVRDKDAVMSAALIAEAAVWAKEKNRSFFEMLIDIYIEFDLYKEVLVNLVKKGKRGAEEIQKIMDDFRNNPPKTIAGSKVIEIKDYFLQQTENFVTETIEPINLPKSNVMQFFTEDGYKVTVRPSGTEPKIKFYIGLKTDLCCKEKYTEINSQFESIIEKIKKDLRI is encoded by the coding sequence ATGGATAAAAAAATAACAGAAAAAGCAAACTTATGGCTGAAAGGCAATTATGATAAAGAAACAAAAAAACAAGTAAAAGAATTAATTAAAAAAGGCGGAGATGAATTAATAGATTCTTTTTACAAAGATCTCGAATTCGGCACAGGAGGGTTAAGAGGAATTATGGGATCGGGCACAAACAGAATAAATAAATATACAATTGGTGCTGCTACTCAAGGTCTGAGTAATTATGTAAAAAAGAATTTCTCAAAGCTCGAAAAAATAAAAGTAGCTGTTGCTCATGATAACAGGAATAACAGTCGTTTTTTTGCAGAATTAACTGCTGATATCTTTTCAGCTAACGGGTTTATAGTTTATCTTTTTGAAAGCCTCAGACCCACACCCGAATTATCTTTTGCTGTAAGACATTTCGGATGTCAAAGCGGTGTTGTGATTACAGCATCTCATAACCCCAAAGAATATAACGGTTATAAAGCTTATTGGGATGACGGCGGACAAGTTGTTGCTCCGCATGATAAAAACATTATAGAGGAAGTCAGTAATATTAAAGATATTGATGAGATAAAATTTAATGGTGTAATGGAAAATATTGAGATTTTGGGAGAAGCTTTTGATACCTTATATATACATAAACTTACATCATTATCGTTGTCACCCGAAATTATTAAAAAACATATTGATTTTAAAATAGTTTATACACCAATTCACGGAACCGGGGTAGAGTTAGTTCCAAAGACCTTAAAAGCATTCGGTTTTAAAAACATCTTTAATGTTCCGGAACAAGATACAGTTGACGGAAATTTTCCTACAGTAATTTCACCAAATCCCGAAAATGCCGAAGCATTAGAATTAGCTTTAAAAAAAGCAAAAAAAGTTGATGCCGATCTTGTTCTGGCAACAGATCCTGATGCTGACAGAGTCGGCATAGCCGTAAAAGATCTTAGCGGTGAATATATTCTTTTAAACGGAAATCAAACTGCCTCTGTTCTGATCTATTATTTGATTAAAACCAGAGTTGATAACAACTTATTAAAAGGCAATGAATATATTGTTAAAACAATAGTTACAACAGAGTTACTTGCAGATATTGCACAAAAATACGGAATAGAATATTATGATACTTTAACAGGTTTTAAATATATTGCCGGAATTATTAAAGAAAATGAAGGGAAGAAAGTATTCATAGGCGGCGGTGAAGAAAGTTACGGATATCTCGCAGGTGAATTTGTGAGAGATAAAGATGCTGTTATGTCAGCTGCATTAATTGCTGAAGCTGCTGTATGGGCAAAAGAAAAAAACAGATCTTTTTTTGAAATGCTGATCGATATATATATTGAGTTTGATCTTTATAAAGAAGTATTGGTAAATCTGGTAAAAAAAGGAAAAAGAGGAGCAGAAGAAATTCAGAAGATAATGGATGATTTCAGGAATAATCCTCCGAAAACAATTGCAGGTTCTAAAGTTATTGAAATAAAAGATTATTTCTTACAACAAACCGAGAATTTTGTAACAGAAACAATTGAACCGATAAATCTTCCGAAATCCAATGTGATGCAGTTCTTTACTGAAGACGGTTATAAAGTAACAGTAAGACCGTCAGGAACTGAGCCGAAAATAAAGTTTTATATCGGTCTGAAAACAGATTTATGTTGTAAAGAAAAATATACAGAAATAAATTCACAATTTGAATCAATAATTGAAAAAATTAAAAAAGATTTGAGGATATAA
- a CDS encoding SoxR reducing system RseC family protein — MKQVKQIIHPGIVKSICGNELQVSIIAQAACASCTLKGACSVSEVEEKIIDIYVENPDDYKNGENIEVYFKQSLGFRALFLGYVLPFLILVVSLITLMSITQKELLSGIISLMLLIPYYLILYFSKDKIKKTFAFSIKKSFNYSSFGF; from the coding sequence ATGAAACAAGTAAAACAAATAATTCATCCCGGAATTGTAAAATCTATATGCGGTAATGAGCTTCAAGTAAGCATTATTGCACAAGCAGCTTGTGCATCTTGTACCCTTAAAGGAGCTTGTTCTGTCTCTGAAGTTGAAGAAAAAATTATCGACATTTACGTTGAAAATCCCGATGATTACAAAAACGGCGAAAATATTGAAGTTTATTTCAAACAATCTTTGGGTTTCAGAGCTTTATTTTTAGGATATGTTTTACCGTTTTTAATTCTTGTCGTTTCATTAATAACTTTAATGTCAATTACTCAAAAGGAATTATTATCAGGAATCATATCACTGATGTTATTAATTCCGTATTATTTAATATTATATTTTTCAAAAGATAAAATAAAAAAGACATTCGCTTTTTCAATTAAGAAATCATTTAATTACAGCTCTTTCGGATTTTAA
- a CDS encoding RnfABCDGE type electron transport complex subunit B — MNEVIIATIITVSSVGVVAAVILYWASQKFKVFEDPRIDKVEEILPAANCGGCGYPGCRNFAEVCVKSDSLDDLFCPVGGNGCMSSVAKVLGREVSEKDKMTAVIRCNGAPQFRKKTTHFDGALNCTIQSNLYAGETACQYGCVGLGECADACDFNALHMDPVTELPVVTEANCTGCNACVVACPKDIIELRPAGKKSRRIFVSCINEDRGGAAKKACAVACTGCTLCFKECKYDAITIENFLAYIDPLKCVLCRKCVEVCPTGAIWEVNFPPRKAKPAKETDKKPEEKKVDLIKTAKENITENKTVDNKQDKENKTE, encoded by the coding sequence ATGAACGAAGTAATCATAGCAACAATAATCACAGTAAGTTCCGTAGGTGTCGTTGCGGCTGTTATTCTTTATTGGGCATCTCAAAAATTCAAGGTTTTTGAAGATCCGCGAATTGATAAAGTAGAAGAAATACTTCCTGCTGCAAATTGCGGCGGATGCGGATATCCGGGTTGCAGAAATTTTGCTGAAGTATGTGTTAAATCTGATAGTTTGGATGATCTCTTCTGTCCCGTCGGCGGAAATGGATGTATGTCTTCAGTTGCAAAAGTCTTGGGCAGAGAAGTAAGCGAAAAAGATAAAATGACAGCTGTCATAAGATGCAACGGTGCACCCCAATTCAGAAAAAAAACAACTCATTTTGACGGTGCTTTAAATTGTACAATTCAATCCAATTTATATGCCGGCGAAACTGCTTGCCAATACGGTTGCGTCGGACTGGGAGAATGTGCCGATGCATGTGATTTCAATGCCTTACATATGGACCCGGTTACGGAACTTCCGGTTGTAACCGAAGCAAACTGTACAGGATGTAATGCATGTGTAGTTGCATGTCCCAAAGATATTATTGAATTAAGGCCTGCAGGAAAGAAAAGCAGAAGAATTTTTGTATCATGCATAAATGAAGACAGAGGCGGTGCTGCAAAAAAAGCCTGTGCTGTTGCTTGTACCGGCTGTACACTTTGTTTTAAAGAATGTAAATACGATGCAATTACAATTGAGAACTTCTTGGCATACATTGATCCGCTTAAATGTGTATTATGCAGAAAATGCGTAGAAGTTTGTCCCACAGGTGCCATTTGGGAAGTTAATTTTCCGCCGAGAAAAGCAAAACCGGCAAAAGAAACTGACAAAAAACCGGAAGAAAAAAAAGTTGACCTGATAAAAACTGCCAAAGAGAATATTACTGAAAACAAAACAGTTGATAATAAACAAGACAAAGAAAACAAAACTGAATAA
- the rsxC gene encoding electron transport complex subunit RsxC — translation MLKTFPKGGVHPPENKLSANKKIEILPVPKQVSVPVSQHIGVPAKVTVNKKDVVKVGQIIAESGGFISANIHSPVSGTVFKIDEVTDTSGYKRQSVIINVNDDKWDEKIDRSEELIKDFDISSDEIIKKIQNAGIVGLGGATFPTHVKLMPPKGTKPEVLIINGAECEPYLTSDHILMLEKGEEILVGTQILMKALKVDKAYIGIENNKPDAITHLTKLVKSYKGIAVTPVKVQYPQGGEKQLIKAVINREVPSGGLPIAVGAVVHNVGTTYAVYEAVQKNKPLIERVVTITGKSVKNPGNYLVRFGTAVSDLIEAAGGVPENTGKIISGGPMMGKALNTTDVPVAKGTSGILIMPEEESKRRKIKPCIRCAKCVDVCPMGLEPFLLMTFGEKAMHERMEKEDVLDCIECGSCSYACPSDRPILDYIRLGKNRVGAVIRARSTK, via the coding sequence ATGTTAAAAACATTCCCAAAAGGAGGTGTTCATCCACCCGAAAATAAATTATCGGCAAATAAAAAAATTGAAATTTTGCCTGTTCCGAAACAAGTTTCTGTTCCGGTATCTCAACATATCGGAGTTCCGGCAAAAGTAACGGTAAATAAAAAAGATGTTGTTAAAGTAGGACAAATTATAGCCGAAAGCGGAGGATTTATTTCTGCAAATATTCACTCTCCTGTATCCGGAACTGTTTTCAAAATTGATGAAGTTACTGATACGAGCGGGTACAAAAGACAATCGGTAATAATTAATGTTAATGATGACAAATGGGATGAAAAGATTGACAGAAGCGAAGAACTGATAAAAGATTTTGATATAAGTTCAGATGAGATTATTAAAAAGATTCAAAATGCAGGCATTGTAGGTCTCGGAGGGGCAACTTTTCCCACTCATGTAAAATTAATGCCTCCAAAAGGAACTAAACCGGAAGTTCTTATTATTAACGGTGCAGAATGTGAACCCTATCTGACTTCCGACCACATATTAATGTTAGAAAAAGGTGAAGAAATATTAGTCGGGACACAAATTTTAATGAAAGCACTAAAGGTTGATAAAGCTTATATCGGTATAGAAAACAATAAACCGGATGCCATTACACATCTTACGAAACTTGTAAAATCTTATAAAGGAATTGCTGTTACTCCGGTAAAAGTTCAATATCCTCAAGGTGGTGAAAAACAACTGATTAAAGCAGTTATAAACAGAGAAGTTCCATCAGGAGGTTTGCCGATAGCAGTTGGTGCAGTTGTTCATAATGTCGGAACTACATATGCTGTTTATGAAGCTGTGCAAAAAAATAAACCCTTAATTGAAAGAGTAGTAACAATTACCGGAAAATCAGTAAAAAATCCGGGTAATTATCTGGTAAGATTCGGTACTGCTGTATCAGATTTGATTGAAGCAGCCGGTGGTGTACCTGAAAATACAGGAAAAATAATCAGCGGCGGACCTATGATGGGAAAGGCGCTCAATACAACTGACGTTCCGGTTGCAAAAGGAACTTCAGGAATATTAATTATGCCTGAAGAAGAATCAAAAAGAAGAAAAATTAAGCCTTGCATAAGATGTGCTAAATGTGTTGATGTCTGTCCAATGGGTCTTGAACCGTTTTTATTAATGACTTTTGGAGAAAAAGCAATGCATGAAAGAATGGAGAAAGAAGATGTATTGGATTGTATTGAATGCGGATCATGCAGTTACGCCTGTCCTTCAGACAGACCCATACTTGATTATATCAGATTAGGGAAAAACAGAGTCGGAGCTGTGATTAGAGCAAGAAGTACGAAGTAA
- a CDS encoding RnfABCDGE type electron transport complex subunit D translates to MSKLIVSPSPHQLGSNSVKKLMYGVLFALIPTLFISIFFFGLGAIIVILSAVISSVLFEYLITKFILKRESTVMDGSAALTGLLLAFNLPSNLPVWLVIVGAFVAIGIGKMSFGGLGNNPFNPALVGRVFLLISWPVQMTTWPKPSPFTEKMLGYTDVTTGATPLGQLAETMRNGESMSSLGEKVPDYMQMLYGNMGGSFGEVAALALILGLLYMLWKKIITWHIPVSIIGTVAIFTGILWLADPVNFADPLFHILTGGILLGAIFMATDYVTSPMSKRGMIIYGIGIGVLTIVIRIWGAFPEGVSFAILIMNALVPLINMYMKPKRFGETVKK, encoded by the coding sequence ATGTCTAAACTAATAGTTTCACCATCACCTCATCAACTTGGCAGCAATTCTGTTAAAAAGTTAATGTATGGTGTATTATTTGCCTTAATTCCGACATTATTCATATCAATATTCTTTTTCGGATTGGGTGCAATAATTGTTATCTTATCAGCAGTAATATCATCTGTTTTATTTGAATATTTAATTACAAAATTCATTTTAAAACGAGAATCAACTGTTATGGACGGTTCAGCTGCATTAACAGGATTGTTATTAGCATTTAACCTTCCGAGCAATTTACCGGTTTGGTTAGTTATTGTCGGAGCTTTTGTTGCAATCGGTATCGGTAAAATGTCATTTGGAGGTTTGGGGAATAATCCGTTCAATCCTGCTTTAGTCGGTCGTGTATTCCTATTAATTTCTTGGCCTGTGCAAATGACAACATGGCCGAAACCAAGCCCGTTTACTGAAAAAATGTTAGGCTACACAGATGTTACGACCGGAGCAACTCCTCTCGGACAATTAGCTGAAACAATGAGAAACGGAGAGAGTATGTCATCACTTGGAGAAAAAGTTCCCGATTATATGCAAATGTTATATGGAAATATGGGCGGATCCTTTGGTGAGGTTGCTGCATTAGCTTTAATTCTCGGACTGTTATATATGTTGTGGAAAAAAATTATAACATGGCACATCCCTGTTTCAATCATTGGTACAGTTGCAATTTTCACCGGAATTCTTTGGCTTGCAGATCCTGTAAATTTTGCAGATCCTTTGTTTCATATATTAACAGGTGGTATTTTACTTGGTGCAATTTTTATGGCTACAGATTATGTAACTTCTCCAATGAGCAAGAGAGGAATGATAATCTATGGTATAGGTATTGGTGTGCTGACCATAGTGATCAGAATATGGGGTGCTTTTCCTGAGGGTGTTTCATTTGCAATCCTAATTATGAATGCGCTTGTACCACTCATTAATATGTATATGAAACCGAAACGTTTTGGTGAAACTGTAAAGAAATAA
- a CDS encoding RnfABCDGE type electron transport complex subunit G: MASKKKSSFVNMVVVLFIVSTIAATALAFVYQATKDPIAQAKLEKKKKAIGQVVPEFDTLFNPIDNMFKIALAEGDSLECFPTKNGEEFTGYAVKANTKKGFSGEFWIMVGFTPDGKIFKTAVLEHKETPGLGDKMQKNKGDWSEQFTNLDVPNIQDTDGDGILIEVKNDQGTIDAITAATITSRGFCDATERAYNAFKKIEK, from the coding sequence ATGGCATCTAAAAAGAAATCTTCGTTTGTTAATATGGTAGTTGTACTGTTTATAGTATCAACAATAGCAGCTACAGCTTTAGCATTTGTTTATCAAGCAACAAAAGATCCTATTGCTCAAGCTAAACTTGAAAAAAAGAAAAAAGCAATCGGGCAAGTTGTTCCGGAATTTGACACACTTTTCAACCCGATTGATAATATGTTTAAAATTGCTTTGGCAGAAGGCGACAGTCTCGAATGTTTTCCTACAAAGAACGGTGAAGAATTTACCGGTTATGCTGTAAAAGCAAATACAAAAAAAGGATTCAGCGGCGAATTTTGGATTATGGTAGGTTTCACACCCGACGGTAAAATATTTAAAACAGCAGTACTTGAACATAAAGAAACTCCCGGTCTCGGAGATAAAATGCAAAAGAACAAAGGCGATTGGAGTGAACAATTTACAAATTTGGATGTTCCGAATATTCAAGATACTGACGGTGACGGAATTCTGATAGAAGTAAAAAATGACCAAGGAACAATTGATGCAATTACCGCCGCAACAATCACTTCAAGAGGTTTCTGTGATGCAACTGAAAGAGCATATAATGCTTTTAAAAAAATTGAAAAATGA